A window of uncultured Gellertiella sp. genomic DNA:
CGCGCTGTCGTCCACGCCCGCCTTCAATACGGCGGTAAAGCCGCTGCCTGGCTTCCGCAAGGTGCCTGAATTCCAGTTTTGACGACAGCGGGAGCCCGAACGCTCTTCGGGCTCCCGATTGTTGCCTGCGGGCAACATGGCCGGGTTGCGTACTGCATGTGATTAAGATTTTGTTATAACTGCGTTGAAGCCTGCTGGTGGCGGGACCATGTTACTGCCGCTGACTGTTGGCGCTGGCTTTGACAGGCAACAGCAACAGGATGAGTCCAGTGTTTATTTTGGAGACTGACAGTGTCATTTCGTAAAGCCTTGCTGGCCACAGCCGTGTTGCCGTTGCTGTTGGTCTCCACCTCGCCCGCTTCGGCCGAATCCCTGTCGGGCGCCCTCGCCAAGGCCTATGCCAATAATCCGGATCTGAACGCGGTGCGGGCAGCCCTGCGGGCAACCGACGAGAATGTCACCATCGCCAAGGCGGGTTACCGTCCGCAGGTGTCGGCATTTGGCACCGCGTCGCGAACCAACCTCAGGGATTTCAGCAATGATGCTTTCCCGAACGATTCCTTCAGTTCCGGCCAGGTCGGCGTTTCCGTCACCCAGGAGATTTTTGACGGTTTCCAGACGCTGAGCCGCATCCGTGCGGCGGAATCCGGCGTCTATGCCGGTCAGGAAACCCTGAAGGCCAATGAAGAGCAGATCCTGCTTGCCGCCGTGCAGGCCTATGCGGACATTGCCCGCGACCAGCAGGTGGTGTCGATCCGCCAGCAGAATCTGGAATTTCTGAACGAGCAGTTGAATGCATCCAAAACCCGCCTTGATGTGGGGGAGGGTACCCGGACGGATGTCAGCCAGGCCCAGGCCCAGCTGGCGGCGGGCAAGGCTTTGCTGGCCTCAGCCGTAGCCCAATTGAAGATCAGCCGTGCCACCTATGTGCAGATCGTCGGCGAGGAACCGGTGGCAATCCGGCAGCCCGCTCCAGCGTCCAGGGGGTTGCCGAAAACGATCGATCAGGCGGTGCAGATTGCCGTGACGGAAAACCCGCAGGTCAAGGCTTCGCTGCATGCGGTCGACAGGGCCGGCTATCAGGTTGATGAAGCCGAAGGCACATTGCTGCCGGGCGTGGTCATCAAGGGGACAGTCGGGCGTTCCGGTTCGACACAGGACGGGACGAGCGGTATCGAGCAGACCTCAAGTTCGGTGACGGCACAGTTGACCATTCCGATCTATCAGGGCGGAGCGGAATATGGCCGGATACGGCAGGCCAAGGAGAACCTTGGTTCCGAGCAGATCAAGGTCGATGCGGTTCGTGCCCAGATCCAGCAGATGGTTGTTGCCGCCTATGCCCAGTTCGAAGCCGCGCAAGCCGCGATCAGCGCCAACCATCAACAGCTGACGGCGGCGAAGCTGGCGCTTGATGGCGTGATCGAAGAGCGCAATGTTGGCCAGGCCACAACACTTGACGTGCTGAATGCCCAGCAGACAGTGCTGAACGCCCGGGAAAGCCTTGCCCAATCCGGTCGCAATTCGGTAATTTCGAGCTATTCGGCGCTTGCTGCGCTGGGTCGTCTGACGGTGGCCGACCAGGGACTGCAAGTCTCGGAATACCGGGCAAACGATCACTATGAAGCTGTCAAGGACAAGTGGATCGGGCTCAGGACCGTCGACATCAAGTGATCTCGCCGACTGGCTGACCTGCACGGGCCACAAATCCTGTGCATCATCCTTAATTGTTGATTCACGGTGTTTTTTTCCGGCGATGATTGCCTTATCCTGATGAAAGTCAGCCTGCTTCGCGGGGTGTACGCCCGGTCTTGAACGGCTTTTCCTCGCGACGGGGAAAATCGGATGCCGGGGAGTTTGGCGGGTTTGCGCGGGGCGTGCCAAAGGCCGCGCCAGATCTGTGACGTGTCAGGTAGAACGGGGATGAATATGGCTCAGCCAAGCGTAGCGCGTGAACCGTCGATGGAAGAGATCCTGGCGTCGATCCGCCGGATCATCGAAAGCAATGAGCCCGGCCCGACGAAATCACCGGAAACGGCTTTTTCCAAATCATTCGAATCCGATGCCTATGATGACGAGCCAGTCGATGCGGCGGAAGAAATTCATCTGACTATTGATGATTCGCTGCCGCAGTTCATCGAGGTGGCCGATGCCCTGCGTCCTGCCCCGGATGCGGTGACCGCCCCGCGGTCCGCCGCACCGGTTGCTTCGGGTCCCCGCATATCGCAGCCTGTGCCGGAAGAGCCGGTGGTGCGCCGGGGTGTCGCCGAAACGCGGACTGGCGATGAGCCCCGCTCGATTTCGCTGGCAGATGTCGCGGCCCGGGTTCGGGCAGCCTCCGAGCGTGGACCATCTGAGCCGCCTGTCGCGTCACGGCCTGTCGCGGAGGCCCGCTCCACCCGAACGGTGGAGCTGAGTGCGCCGCCCCAACCGGTGCGGATGCCGCAGCCTGTCGTTCGGGTTGCCTCCTCGGTGCAGCCGCCGAAGCTGCAACAGGACGTCTTCCGGGCAAGTGACCATGCCGGGACCCCGGATATCAACGTGCTGGAAATGGCCTTCGCGCCGCCTGTTGGGCCTGAACTGGACACGTTCGGCGAGGCCCGGCAGGATACGGCACCCGTTCGGCCCGAAGATCAGGCGGATGACAACAGGGCGCTGGTCTCGACCTCGACGGGTGATCAGGTCGCCCGCTCCTTCCACGAACTTGCCGAACTCGTGAATTCGACCGCCCAGCGCACGCTGGATGAAGTCGCCGAGGACCTGCTGCGCCCGATGCTGCAGGAATGGCTGGATGACAATCTGCCAACACTGGTTGAACGACTGGTGCGCGAGGAGATCGAACGGGTGGCGCGCGGCCCGCGCCGCTGAGCGATTTTGCGTCTTTCCCAGATCAGGGCCGCTCCTGCACCGGAGCGGCTTTTTTATTGACTTGGCACCGGCCATCCTGTTTACCCTGAAGCCCACCCCTCCACAGAAGCTGGTCTGCCAAATGCTCGACAAGACTTATGATTCCGCCACCGTTGAACCGAAAATCGCCAAGGCCTGGGACGAAAACGATGCGTTTCGCGCCGGTGCGAATGCCAGGCCGGGAGCGGAAACCTTCTGCGTGGTGATCCCGCCGCCGAATGTCACCGGCTCCCTGCACATGGGCCATGCGCTCAACAATACATTGCAGGACATCATGGTGCGCTTCGAGCGGATGCGCGGCAAGGATGTGCTCTGGCAGCCCGGCATGGACCATGCCGGCATTGCCACCCAGATGGTGGTCGAGCGCAAGCTGATGGAAAAACAGCAGCACCGCCGTGACATGGGCCGCGAGGCTTTCATCGAGAAGGTCTGGGAGTGGAAGGACGAATCCGGTGGCCTGATCTTCAACCAGCTGAAGCGGCTTGGCGCCTCCTGCGACTGGTCGCGCGAGCGCTTCACCATGGACGAGGGCCTGTCGCGCGCCGTGCTCGAAGTCTTCGTCTCGCTCTACAAGGAAGGCCTGATCTACAAGGACAAGCGGCTGGTCAACTGGGACCCGAAGCTGCTGACGGCCATCTCCGATCTCGAGGTCGAGCAGGTCGAGACCGCGGGCCATCTCTGGTACCTGCGCTATCCGCTGGAAAAGGGCGTTACCTACGAGCATCCCGTCGCCTTCAACGAGGAGGGGTTCGCCACCGAATTCGAGACCCGCGACTATCTTGTCGTCGCCACCACCCGCCCGGAAACCATGCTGGGCGATACCGGGGTTGCGGTTCATCCCGATGATGCACGCTATCAGGCCCTTGTCGGCAAGCATGTCGTGCTGCCGCTCACCGGTCGCCTGATACCCATCGTTGCCGACGAATATCCGGACCCGACGGCCGGCACCGGCGCGGTGAAGATGACGCCCGCCCATGATTTCAACGATTTTGACGTCGGCAAGCGCACCGGCCTGCGCCAGATCAATATCCTGACGACAGACGCCCATATCACCATTCTCGGCAACGAGGATTTCCTGGAAGGGCTCGAGGCGAGCTCCGAACATGCGACCGTCTGGAACGAACTGGACGGCATGGACCGGTTTGCAGCCCGCAAGCGCATCGTCGAACTGCTGGAAGAGCAGGGCCTCGTCGACAAAATAGAGCCGCACAAGCATATGGTCCCGCATGGGGATCGCGGCGGTGTGCCGATCGAGCCGCGCCTCACCGAACAATGGTATGTCGACGCAAAGACGCTGGCCGCTCCGGCGATTGCCTCGGTGCGTGAGGGCCGCACGAAGTTCGTGCCGAAAAACTGGGAAAAGACCTATTACGAATGGATGGAAAACATCCAGCCCTGGTGCATCTCGCGCCAGCTCTGGTGGGGCCACCAGATTCCTGCCTGGTATGGTCCGGATGGCCAGGTCTTTGTCGAAAAGACCGAAGCGGAAGCGCTTGACGCCGCCGTCCAGCATTATCTCGCGCATGAGGGCCCGTGGAAGGCCTATGTTCAGGACAAGCTCGAAAATTTCAAGCCAGGCGAAATACTGACCCGCGACGAGGACGTGCTCGACACCTGGTTCTCCTCCGCACTCTGGCCCTTCTCGACACTCGGCTGGCCGGACGAGACCCCGGAACTCGCCAAATATTACCAGACCGACGTGCTGGTCACCGGTTTCGACATCATATTCTTCTGGGTCGCCCGGATGATGATGATGGGCCTGCATTTCATGAAGGACGAGAATGGCGAGGGCGTCGAGCCCTTCCACACCGTCTATGTTCACGCGCTGGTGCGCGACAAGAACGGCCAGAAGATGTCGAAGTCGAAGGGCAACGTCATCGATCCCCTGGAACTGATTGACGAATATGGAGCCGACGCCCTGCGTTTCACGCTGGCAATCATGGCCGCCCAGGGCCGCGACGTGAAGCTCGACCCGGCCCGCATCGCCGGCTACCGCAATTTCGGCACCAAGCTGTGGAACGCCACCCGCTTTGCCGAAATGAACGGCGTCAAGCGGGACGACCATTTCAACCCCGAAGCAACGAAGCTGACCATCAGCCGCTGGATCCTGACGGAACTCTCGCGCACCGAGCGCGACGTGACGGAGGCGATTGCCAGCCACCGCTTCAATGATGCGGCAGGCGCTCTCTATCGCTTTGTCTGGAACCAGTTCTGCGACTGGTATCTGGAACTGCTGAAGCCGGTCTTCTCGGGCGAGGACGAAGAAGCCAAGGCGGAATCGCAGGCCTGCGCGGCCCATGTGCTGGAGGAAACCTACAAGCTTCTGCATCCCTTCATGCCCTTCATGACCGAAGAGCTCTGGGCGCATACGGCAGGCGAGGGCATCATGCGGCCGAGCCTGCTCTGCCATGCGGAATGGCCGTCGCCCTCCTTTGCCGACGATGCGGCAGCGGATGAAACCAACTGGCTGATCGATCTCGTCACCGGCATCCGCTCGGCCCGTTCCGAAATGAACGTGCCGCCTTCGGCGGTCTCGCCGCTGGTCGTGGTCGGTGCCAACGGGGCGACGCAGGCCCGGCTGGAGCGTCATGCGGCGTCGCTGAAGCGACTGGCCCGCGTTGACGGCATCTCGCTGGCAGAGACCGCCCCGCGCGGTTCGGCCCAGATCGTGGTCGGCGAAGCCACCTGCTGCCTGCCGCTGGGGACGTTGATTGACGTAGTGGCAGAACGCACCCGTCTGGAAAAGGCGCGCGACAAGGTCGATCAGGAACTGGCGCGGATTGCGGCGAAATTGTCGAACGAGAAATTCGTCGCCAATGCCAATCCGGAGGTGGTTGCCGCAGAACGGGAACGGCATGCGGAACTGCTGACCCAGCGTGCCAGCCTGATGGCCGCAATCGCCCGCCTCAACGAAGCGGGTTGACATTTTCCCATCAAGGGTTGTGAAAATTCGGTCGCTCGCCAAATTGGCGGGCGATTTTTGTTTGTTGCCAGAGGCTTATCCTGCGGCATTTCGAATCAAGCTCTTGCTGGCAATGGTGCCGGGTCGCAGGGAATGGCGCATTATGGCCCAAAAATGGCTCAAAATCAGGCCGCCCGCCAGAAACCTGGGGTGTCGCTTTTTTGTTACATATTTGTTGTGTGTAGAATATTGTTCTAAATATATTATGTAATTATACAACATGTAGAATTATGTGCGGAATTCCTGTCCGGAATTGCGTTTTGTTCAATATTTCCCGTCAGGGCATCCCCCGGAAATCAGCGATTATAATTACATTATAACTTGCGAAAATAGGTGTGGTGTTTACACTCGAACCGGGTTTGGAACTTTTTGGGGGAGAGTTCATGGTGTATCGGGTTATTGCCAGGGGCCTTCTGTCGGTCGCATTGGTGGGTCTGTTGTCCGGTACCGCTTTCGCGGGCGGACTGGAGCGGGCGGGTTATTCTGTCGATCAGCTGTTCGACCCGGATGCCGTGACGTTTGAAGCCGATTCCGTTCTTGTCCAGCCGGATCGCACCCTCACCAACGCCCGTGATACGGATGCATCCGACGGGTTGGGTGCCAACGGTGTCGGCGGCGGTACAGCAACCACGCGCGACACGGATAATTACTGGGTACCCCGCGTTGGCGTCAAATTGCGTGTTTTCGAGGATGTGGATTGCCTGGCGGATTATTCCCAGCCCTGGGGCGTGCATTCCCATCCTGGCCGAAACTGGGTCGGCGCAAACAGCAATATCGAGACCAAGGTACACAGCGACAGCTACGCCGTGACCTGTTCCTATAAAATGGATGCCGGGCAGGGCGACATACGCTTTATTGGTGGCGTGCTCTATCAGGATGTCGGCGGCTTCAAGGAGCGGCTTGTGGCCCCGATTTCGCCTGCCTTCGGCACCGGCATCGGCCGTCTCGATCTTGATGGCAAGGGCTATGGCTGGCGGGCCGGCATCGCCTACGAAATCCCTGAATATGCGCTTCGTGCCAGCCTGGTCTACAATAGCGAAGTCAAGCTGGATGATATCACCGGCACACTGGATCTGCGCCAGATCCCCGGCGCAATCAATCCGGCCAATCCGCTGCTCGGCAAAGTGACGCCGGTTTTTGGCGCGTCCGCCATGCCCGACAGTATCGAACTGAAACTGCAAAGCGGCATTGCGCCGGACTGGCTTGCCTTCGGCTCGGTTAAATGGACGGACTGGAGCCAGTTGCAAAGCATCCCCTTCTGCCCGGTTGCGACCAGGGGGATCATTGCCTGCACGCCAAAGGGGCCGACCCGCGCCACGTCTCTGGACCTGCTCTATCGGGACGGATGGACGATCTCCGGCGGCATTGGCCACAAGTTCAACGATCAGTGGAGCGGTGCCGTCAGCGTCACCTGGGATCGCGGCACCTCGACCGGGCTTGGAACCCAGACCGACAGCTGGACGCTTGGAACCGGTGTTTCCTATTCGCCGACCAGCAATGTCGAATTCCGGGTCGCAGGTGCGGTGGGCATTCTGACCAGCGGCAGCTCGGGCATCGTCTCCTATGACGGCAAGGACTATGGGAAGGATGTCGCCTATGATTACAGCAACGATATCGTCACAGCGCTCTCCACCTCCCTGAAGGTAAAGTTCTGACGGGTGCGGTCCGGCGCGCATTTTCCGCAGGGCCCGGCCCTTGCTGCCGGGGAGCCATTTCAGATCCGGTCAAAAGATATGTGACGATTCCGCAACAGTAGAAATGATGCGTTATAGCGACCTTGAATCGGGAAGATTATGTCCATTTCCTGCCACAAAGCGGGAGCAGCGTTCCAACTGAAGACGCGAATGTATTGAATATCGCGATCCAGGAATAGAATGAGCGATCAGGACTTGGGGTTTTCTGGCAGAGGCATGGGTTTGTTGGGGAAATGGCGGCTTTGGGGCCGTTCTTTCACCCCGGAATATCCATTGTCGAACGGGGTTTCGGACCCCATCCGGCGCGCAAGACCCGCCATGCCGCTTTATCGCCATCGAATGAGACTAGAAACAGTTCTGCTATCCCTGCCATCGCGCTTCCAGTCGGGGCGTGTGTCTGGCCTGTGCGGACGAAATCGGACCATCATGTCGAAGCTTGCCCATGTCCCGGTAAAAGTGCTGTTTCTTGGTTGCTCGCTGGCGCTTTCCACGGCAGCATCCGGTGCTCTGGCCTTCGACATCAATTCCGGCGTCACCAAGGAATCCGGCCCCTTCGATCTCTTCAAATTCGGCTTCAAGGCCTACAAGAGCGGCCAGAAACAGGATGCCGTGGAAGCCTACCGCTATGCGGCCGAAAAGGGCCATACCGGCTCGCGCTGGGCGCTTGCCAACATGTATGCCTATGGCGACGGCGTGGCCAAGAGCGACTTCGAAGCTTTCAAGATCTACAATGAAATTGCAGGCAAGGGCATCGAGCCCGGTTCCGAAGACACCGGCTTCTTCGTCAATGCCCTGATGTCGCTGGCCGAATATTACCGCCACGGCATTGACAACAGCCCGGTCAAGGCCGATCTCGGTCAGGCACGGCAGCTCTATTTCCAGGCGGCCTCTGCGTTTGGCGTGCCGGAAGCCCAGTACCAGTTGGCCCGAATGATGCTGCGCGGCGAGGGCGGCAGCCGCAATGTCGAACAGGCAAAGAAATGGCTGAACCGGGCCCGCAAGAACGGCCATGTCGGGGCGATGGGCATTTTCGGCAGCCTGCTGTTTCAGGAAGGCCAATCCGCCCGCGGACTGGGCTACATGACGGCAGCGCTTGATCACTGCTCCGGGAAGGATCGTCCGTGGATTCAGGATCTGCAGGAACAGGCCTTTTCCGTGGCGAGTGAGAATGACCGCCGCACGGCAATCCAGCTTGCCCAGCAGATCGAGGACACCATGCCCACGGTAGAGGCCACGCCGACCATGGACGCCCTTGCTGCCGGAGCGCCGGGAGCAGGCGTGCCGGTGCCGCCAATGGCCGTCGGCGAAGCCGAATCCCTGACGCTGGAAGGACCCGTCGGCGCTGACGGTGTCGATGCATCGATGGAAACGCCTGCCCAGTAGCGCAGGCTGTGCGCACAGGACGCCGATCTTCGGTCCCTTCAGTCCGCCGGTTCAGAAATCAAAGTTTCCGATGACAGGCACGTGGTCGGATGGCTTGTCCCAGGACCGGACGTCCTTGTCGATCTCGACCGATCGCAGGCGATCCGCCGCTTCCGGCGAGAGCATCAGGTGATCGATGCGGATGCCGTTGTTTTTCGGCCAGGCTCCGGCCTGATAATCCCAGAATGTATAGGTCCTGCCCGCCGGGGTCATGGCGCGCAGGGCGTCGACCAGTCCGAGATTTTCCAGTTGCTGGAATGCGGCGCGGGTGGCCGGCAGGAACAGCGCGTCATGGGCCCAGAGTGCCGGATCGTGGCAATCCTCGGGCGCGGGGATGACATTGTAGTCCCCGGCAAAGACAATCGGCTGCTCCAGGGCCAGCCTGTCGGCCATCAGGGCGCGGAGCCGATCCATCCAGCGCAGCTTGTAGGGATATTTCTCGCTGTCGACGGGATTGCCGTTCGGCAGGTAGATCGAGCAAACCCGGATGGTGCGCGTGCCCACCGCATAGACTCCCTCGATGAAGCGTGACTGCTCGTCGCTGTCATCGCCGGGCAGGCCGCGCAACACCTCGACGGGCTTTTGCTTCGACAGCAGCGCCACCCCGTTGAAACCCTTCTGGCCATGGGTTTCGACGTGATAGCCAAGTGCCTCGATTTCCAGCCGGGGAAAGGTCTCGTCCTGCGACTTGATCTCCTGCAGGCAGACTATGTCGGGACTTGTCTGGCGCAGCCAATGGCACAGGTTTTCGATCCTCGCCTTGACGCCATTGATGTTCCAGGTGGCGATTTTCATGACCATGGCAGCCTCTCGTAACGACCCGGTTATGTGGGATCTTCAGACGAGATCTAGCCTGTCCGCAGTGGCGAAGCCATCATTGACCGGCATTTTTCTCGGGAAAAACGCCGGAGCGCCTCCTGGCAGCGCAAAGGTCTCGTATCAATGATCTGTGGTCTCAGACCGAAAAACTGGTGCCGCAGCCGCAACTGGCAATCGCATTCGGATTGCGGATCTGGAAGGACTGGCCGAGCAGGTTGTCGACGAAATCGATCTCCGAACCCGCCATATAGACCAGCGACAGGGAATCGATCAGCACGGTTGCATCATCCGCCGCAATGACGAAATCATCTTCCGCCCGTGTACTGTCGTCGCCGACCAGGTCGAATTTATAGGAAAAACCCGAACAGCCACCGCCCTCCACGGAGACCCGCATGGCGCGCTTGCCGGGATCGGAGGCAAGGATTTCCGCGATTCGTTTCGCAGCATTTTCGGATAGTCTGACGCTCTGGTCTGTCATTTCTGGTCTCCTGCCGGGTTCAAGGCCCGGAGAGTTTCTGGCGGGACATCCTGCGCCATTCCGGCGCAAGCTTTTGATATTACGCATGGCCTGCATGCGGATCACGGCAACTCAAGGACTATGGCGGGAACCATTTGCCACCGGA
This region includes:
- a CDS encoding iron-sulfur cluster assembly accessory protein translates to MTDQSVRLSENAAKRIAEILASDPGKRAMRVSVEGGGCSGFSYKFDLVGDDSTRAEDDFVIAADDATVLIDSLSLVYMAGSEIDFVDNLLGQSFQIRNPNAIASCGCGTSFSV
- the xth gene encoding exodeoxyribonuclease III; its protein translation is MKIATWNINGVKARIENLCHWLRQTSPDIVCLQEIKSQDETFPRLEIEALGYHVETHGQKGFNGVALLSKQKPVEVLRGLPGDDSDEQSRFIEGVYAVGTRTIRVCSIYLPNGNPVDSEKYPYKLRWMDRLRALMADRLALEQPIVFAGDYNVIPAPEDCHDPALWAHDALFLPATRAAFQQLENLGLVDALRAMTPAGRTYTFWDYQAGAWPKNNGIRIDHLMLSPEAADRLRSVEIDKDVRSWDKPSDHVPVIGNFDF
- a CDS encoding valine--tRNA ligase produces the protein MLDKTYDSATVEPKIAKAWDENDAFRAGANARPGAETFCVVIPPPNVTGSLHMGHALNNTLQDIMVRFERMRGKDVLWQPGMDHAGIATQMVVERKLMEKQQHRRDMGREAFIEKVWEWKDESGGLIFNQLKRLGASCDWSRERFTMDEGLSRAVLEVFVSLYKEGLIYKDKRLVNWDPKLLTAISDLEVEQVETAGHLWYLRYPLEKGVTYEHPVAFNEEGFATEFETRDYLVVATTRPETMLGDTGVAVHPDDARYQALVGKHVVLPLTGRLIPIVADEYPDPTAGTGAVKMTPAHDFNDFDVGKRTGLRQINILTTDAHITILGNEDFLEGLEASSEHATVWNELDGMDRFAARKRIVELLEEQGLVDKIEPHKHMVPHGDRGGVPIEPRLTEQWYVDAKTLAAPAIASVREGRTKFVPKNWEKTYYEWMENIQPWCISRQLWWGHQIPAWYGPDGQVFVEKTEAEALDAAVQHYLAHEGPWKAYVQDKLENFKPGEILTRDEDVLDTWFSSALWPFSTLGWPDETPELAKYYQTDVLVTGFDIIFFWVARMMMMGLHFMKDENGEGVEPFHTVYVHALVRDKNGQKMSKSKGNVIDPLELIDEYGADALRFTLAIMAAQGRDVKLDPARIAGYRNFGTKLWNATRFAEMNGVKRDDHFNPEATKLTISRWILTELSRTERDVTEAIASHRFNDAAGALYRFVWNQFCDWYLELLKPVFSGEDEEAKAESQACAAHVLEETYKLLHPFMPFMTEELWAHTAGEGIMRPSLLCHAEWPSPSFADDAAADETNWLIDLVTGIRSARSEMNVPPSAVSPLVVVGANGATQARLERHAASLKRLARVDGISLAETAPRGSAQIVVGEATCCLPLGTLIDVVAERTRLEKARDKVDQELARIAAKLSNEKFVANANPEVVAAERERHAELLTQRASLMAAIARLNEAG
- a CDS encoding OmpP1/FadL family transporter, with amino-acid sequence MVYRVIARGLLSVALVGLLSGTAFAGGLERAGYSVDQLFDPDAVTFEADSVLVQPDRTLTNARDTDASDGLGANGVGGGTATTRDTDNYWVPRVGVKLRVFEDVDCLADYSQPWGVHSHPGRNWVGANSNIETKVHSDSYAVTCSYKMDAGQGDIRFIGGVLYQDVGGFKERLVAPISPAFGTGIGRLDLDGKGYGWRAGIAYEIPEYALRASLVYNSEVKLDDITGTLDLRQIPGAINPANPLLGKVTPVFGASAMPDSIELKLQSGIAPDWLAFGSVKWTDWSQLQSIPFCPVATRGIIACTPKGPTRATSLDLLYRDGWTISGGIGHKFNDQWSGAVSVTWDRGTSTGLGTQTDSWTLGTGVSYSPTSNVEFRVAGAVGILTSGSSGIVSYDGKDYGKDVAYDYSNDIVTALSTSLKVKF
- a CDS encoding TolC family outer membrane protein, with the translated sequence MSFRKALLATAVLPLLLVSTSPASAESLSGALAKAYANNPDLNAVRAALRATDENVTIAKAGYRPQVSAFGTASRTNLRDFSNDAFPNDSFSSGQVGVSVTQEIFDGFQTLSRIRAAESGVYAGQETLKANEEQILLAAVQAYADIARDQQVVSIRQQNLEFLNEQLNASKTRLDVGEGTRTDVSQAQAQLAAGKALLASAVAQLKISRATYVQIVGEEPVAIRQPAPASRGLPKTIDQAVQIAVTENPQVKASLHAVDRAGYQVDEAEGTLLPGVVIKGTVGRSGSTQDGTSGIEQTSSSVTAQLTIPIYQGGAEYGRIRQAKENLGSEQIKVDAVRAQIQQMVVAAYAQFEAAQAAISANHQQLTAAKLALDGVIEERNVGQATTLDVLNAQQTVLNARESLAQSGRNSVISSYSALAALGRLTVADQGLQVSEYRANDHYEAVKDKWIGLRTVDIK
- a CDS encoding DUF2497 domain-containing protein translates to MAQPSVAREPSMEEILASIRRIIESNEPGPTKSPETAFSKSFESDAYDDEPVDAAEEIHLTIDDSLPQFIEVADALRPAPDAVTAPRSAAPVASGPRISQPVPEEPVVRRGVAETRTGDEPRSISLADVAARVRAASERGPSEPPVASRPVAEARSTRTVELSAPPQPVRMPQPVVRVASSVQPPKLQQDVFRASDHAGTPDINVLEMAFAPPVGPELDTFGEARQDTAPVRPEDQADDNRALVSTSTGDQVARSFHELAELVNSTAQRTLDEVAEDLLRPMLQEWLDDNLPTLVERLVREEIERVARGPRR